ATTCCATTATtctagatagacagacagacagacagaaggataGATAGAATTATATGCTGTAAAATAAGAGTTCACGAATCTGAATAAGATATAGTGTctccacagaaaacaaaccaacaactTAAGTAtctaatgtaatgtttttaattgtacaaaatcctttatcattattatcagtGTGCATCAGGGTTATGCAGAAAATAATAGGAGTCACAGGATTCAGgtatagtacagtatattaGTGAGACTGACATTGTGTTCCTCAAGTGAAACATCTTTCTGacaaaatatgaagaaaatggTAGGATGAAAAGGTCTacctgaaaatacatttcaaaataaagtccaAAATACACCCTTTTAATGGGACAGATGAAGCTGAAGTTTGACACATCCACACGTATGCTATCACATCAGAGAACTCCTCCTCGACTCCTCAAAGCTCAAGGACAGAGTAACTGTTCCACTGCCAAAGCTCACCCTTGGCTTATGCTTTCCTGAAGTCGTGTCACAGTCATTGTCGTTGGTCTTGAGGCTGATGGATGAGGACGGCGTCGAGGCAGAAGATCCACCAATGCTGCTGGACTTTTTTCTTGCAGCTGTATTATGTTTTAGTGTAGCTTTGGCAGCCACTTTGAAAGCGTGGGCTGCCGTGCTGCATCGGACTTCCTCAATGGTGTTCCTGGAGGGTTTGAAGAGGATGATGTAGACCTTGTTGAAGAAGATACAGGCCAGCATCCCAAAGCTGGATGCCAGTATAGCAATGACCTCCACAGCTGATACAAACTTGCCATAAGTACTAAAGTATGCAGGGATAAAAGAGATCCAAACAATAAAGAATATAAGCATGCTAAAAGTTATGAACTTGGCCTCTGTAAAGTTTTCTGGAAGTTTCCGTGATTTAAATGCAAAGAAGAAACATATTGCTGCCAAGAGGCATGTATAGCCAATAAGAAACCCAAGAGCCATCACAGAGCCCTCATTGCAGGTGATGAAAATGATCTCATCGATGTCATGATTCCTGTAGCTGGAAGGAGGGGCATTGTAAAGCCAGACCACACATATCATGACTTGGACAAATGTGCACAGAAACACCAACAGAAACTGCAGGTTTAATCCCCACCATTTACGATGGAGACTTGTCGGGATCTTGGCTTCAAATACCAAAAGTACTCTGTTAGTTTTCACGAGGATGCAGGAGATGCAGAGAACAAAACTGATCCCAAAAGCAGGCTGGCATAAACGGCATGTCCAATCCAGTGGCTCTCcaatgaagaggagagagctggagaagcagcagaTAAGTGAGAACAGGAGGACGTAGGACAGTTCTCGATTTGTGGCCTTCACTATAGGGGTGTTGCGAAATTTGACAAAGACTCCCATCACGAAGGCTGTCAAGACAACACCCAGCACTGCACATATGGCCAAAGCTATCCCAAACGGTTCCGTCCAGGAGAGAAACTCGATTTCCTTCAGGAAGCAGAATGTGTGGTTCCCATTGGACCAAGAGTTATTTGGACACTTGGTGCAAACGCTGGCATCTGTATGTATAGAAAATAATCTGTGTTAGAACGGTGTTAATTAGCCAGGTGTGACTTCAGTAGACAtaagtgtgtgaatgtttggcatCTCTATACCTTTATGATTACTGTACTCTCCATCTGAGCACTCAGTGCATTCAAAGCAGCATGTGGGCATACTGTCTATAATCCCCTTTCTGGTACCAGGTTCACAGTCCTCACTGCAATTAGAGAATGGCACCTATAGGACATAAACAGCCGGGAAGAGCAGGAAATGCACTTACAAtggatgtaaatgtgtgttcaaATTTAATTGGTGCAGggttttatataaaaatatagcTGCGTCCAAGCACATTGTTTTGACATATATGCATTAAGAACTTTTAAAGCACAAGCATTATATGCTTTTACCAAGTCccctgcagagaaacaacaggaagtcaggagaaagagaaatggagaatGACGCTCAAAAAATGGCTTCAACCCTGGGAGCTTGTTTTTCATAGCCAGCACATTAACCCCGAGACAACCAGGGCTTCTCCTGAACCAggtgtcttttgttttcacaggctgaattATAAATTGGAGGTCTATGAgaataaatgcagtggaaagTTTCAATATTCACCAAAATTTCAAAATTACAGATGAAACTCTGAAATCACACGAGATTGTGATCAACAGTTTAATCACACATTTGGAAAGTTTAATCTCCGGAATCGAAAACAATCTGTGAATTTGAACAAATCGAAAAGTCTTTTGTGAAATTTTGAGTGCAGTATTGTTGCcttcaattattattattattatttaatatgaaTAAGCAGAAGAAGTATTACAAGAAAGTGCGGCACCAGTGGTGCTTGGAaccttaaaacaaacaacaaaaacccaATTTCTCATAAGTGTGTTAGCATCTTTCatctcattattttggttttatggccctcACTTTTACTGTTTGGATCATTCTCACCAGTCTTAACAACTTGTTTCTAGCAACTTGCAAATGAccatagtggagcatttagcagctgaagccAGATATTTTTGGAGATCCAAACAGAACTAAAGGGAAGGTGAATGTTGAACTTTCATGAGCTCAGatgaatactaatgttgctccgagtctgctggatgtgtataTAAGCAACTATTtgataacaataacaataatataataataatgcataaCAATTTTATACAGTGATAAAGCAGTATATGAAAGttgtatttacagcttgttctgctgcccccaagtggacaaaaaaatcaatcaatcaaagatTAGTCCCCTTGTAAGTCCAAGGGCTAAGATCATCTTAGCCTTAAGCTTCTTTTGGGAAATGGGGCCCTGCAGCAATTTTTATACTGTCCCTGAACAGCTTTTAAtcatcacatttctgttttccttccttGCTGGGATCAACTGTAATTCTAAGTAGATCATGTCAGGAGAATGAAAAATACACCAAatgacagggaaaaaaacattaaacataaacGGGAACATCCTCTACAAAACAGTTTGACTGACCTCAGAACTGAATCCATTCCACAGAATCTTTGTCTTGTCAATGAACAGTTTGGCTCCTCTCTTGACATGCATATTGTAGTATCCAACCTCCTTAAACACCACAGAGCCATCTTCACTAGACCGGTGCCAGTTTATAAGAGTGTAGTTTGCTGCCAGGTCTGCGTTCTCATCGAAGTGCATCTTTTCCCCCATACTGTTGGTGTAGTTCAAATGTCTGAGCTGCTTCAGGACCTGTGAAGCAGAACCACACATTTAGATGATTTTAAATGGATAAGTAAATCATTTAATCGCTTTGGTTTTGGGTAAATGTGCAACATTTTACCTGCCATGCTTCCATTTTCTTTATATCTGCGCAGGAATTGTTGGCAAAAAGTCCCTGTCCAGGAGTGCAGGTGAGTATGTCCTGCAGGGCCTGTGCAATGGAATAaactgcaacatacacattatagGAGATTCGCAGATGTGTGTGGTCCAGGTACGGGGTCTCAACACTTGTGATGTCTTCCTCACCAGTACACAAAGGCCTGAAACTAGTGCTGCCATTCTCACTTTCTTGCAGTCTCGGGCTGTCTTCCAGATAACAGTTGAATGTTTCTTCCCAAAACTCCCTGACAAATTCATTGTGACTGTCTTTCTTTGGTTGGACTTGCTGTAAGAACTCTCTAAAGCCAGGTATATGCCCTGCCTTTAGAGCGAAGCCAATAGTACCTGCCACAACATCAAGATACTCTGGTTTAGCAATAAGGGA
The Enoplosus armatus isolate fEnoArm2 chromosome 13, fEnoArm2.hap1, whole genome shotgun sequence genome window above contains:
- the casr gene encoding extracellular calcium-sensing receptor, which encodes MRLVLYYLILLGSSYVISTYGPHQRAQMTGDILLGGLFPIHFGVASKDQDLAARPESTQCVRFNFRGFRWLQAMIFAIDEINNSSTLLPNITLGYRIFDTCNTVSKALEATLSFVAQNKIDSLNLDEFCNCTDHIPATIAVVGAAGSAVSTAVANLLGLFYIPQISYASSSRLLSNKNQYKSFMRTIPTDEYQATAMADIIEYFEWNWVIAVASDDDYGRPGIEKFEKEMEERDICIHLNELISQYFEDHEIQALADRIENSTAKVIVVFASGPDIEPLIKEMVRRNITDRIWLASEAWASSSLIAKPEYLDVVAGTIGFALKAGHIPGFREFLQQVQPKKDSHNEFVREFWEETFNCYLEDSPRLQESENGSTSFRPLCTGEEDITSVETPYLDHTHLRISYNVYVAVYSIAQALQDILTCTPGQGLFANNSCADIKKMEAWQVLKQLRHLNYTNSMGEKMHFDENADLAANYTLINWHRSSEDGSVVFKEVGYYNMHVKRGAKLFIDKTKILWNGFSSEVPFSNCSEDCEPGTRKGIIDSMPTCCFECTECSDGEYSNHKDASVCTKCPNNSWSNGNHTFCFLKEIEFLSWTEPFGIALAICAVLGVVLTAFVMGVFVKFRNTPIVKATNRELSYVLLFSLICCFSSSLLFIGEPLDWTCRLCQPAFGISFVLCISCILVKTNRVLLVFEAKIPTSLHRKWWGLNLQFLLVFLCTFVQVMICVVWLYNAPPSSYRNHDIDEIIFITCNEGSVMALGFLIGYTCLLAAICFFFAFKSRKLPENFTEAKFITFSMLIFFIVWISFIPAYFSTYGKFVSAVEVIAILASSFGMLACIFFNKVYIILFKPSRNTIEEVRCSTAAHAFKVAAKATLKHNTAARKKSSSIGGSSASTPSSSISLKTNDNDCDTTSGKHKPRVSFGSGTVTLSLSFEESRRSSLM